TGGCGGATTAAGAAAATACCACATGAGAagttaaagtcaaaaaattgactaGGTTAGTTCTACTAGATATAGGGGTAGGTTTGAGCCCAAAAATAAACGTTAAGGATatttgcggaccaaaaggttaacgGAAGGTATTTTTGAACCATTTTCATTACGTTAGAGTATTGTTGACCCTTCTGTTAGATATATGGTTAAGTTTGAGCCAAAAAACATACATTAGAGGCATTGAAAAGTTAACTAAAGttatttttgagccattttaaAGCCCTTTTCCGTTAAAACTATGTCCAAATATATGTCAAATTTATAAAATTGGCTAGGAATTGGAAAGCGGAAAAATGAAGCAAGAAAGGCAGATTTGTTTTTTTTCATAAACCGATCAGAAAATTTTTCCAAAACCTATATAAGGAAGGGAGCGTTCCAGAGTGCCACATTACCCGCTACCTGTACTTCCTAAGAGAGAGAGAGCTAGCTAGAGAGAATGGAATTCATGGCTGAAAGTGGTAGTGCTAAGAAATGGCTTCCTCTTGAAGCTAACCCTGATGTCATGAATCAGGTACCCCTTTATTTTACTTCTTAGCATTTACTTTTTTGTTAATCTGTTCGATTTTTTCTTTTCGTGAGCTAAATCTTTTCTGCGGTTTCTCAGAAAATTAagctttcatttttttttttgagttctTGAGATATTCATTTTAGTATTGAAGAAAAAAACTATCTTGGTGGTTCTTTGTTTCTCATGTTTAATAAGTTGACCAGCGGAAGTGTTATTTACCCACTAATTGGGATGATAAAGCAGTTGCTTTCACTTTAATCAGCAGATTGATCTTATTTTGTCCGAAAAAATAACTACTTGATAAGGAATAGAAGCATGTTTTTAATTTACATGTGTATTTTCCATCAACCAACtagacgacaacaacaacaacaaacccagtgtaatcctaTAAGTGGGGTCGGGGGAGgctagtgtgtatgcagaccttacccctactttgtGAAGATAGagatgtttccgatagacccccggcTTAAGAAATAGTGAACAAGAAgcaaccaacaataacaacaacaagaaaaaaAACGTAATTGGTTGATCCTATTTCATTATATGCCTTTTTTGTTTAATTGAGCAGTTCCTTTGGGGTCTTGGTGTTCCACCTGATGAGGCAGAGTGCTACGATGTTTATGGTTTAGATGAAGAACTTTTGGAAATGGTGCCCAAGCCGGTGCTTGCCGTTTTGTTTCTCTATCCTCTCACATCACAGGTTTGTTGTTAAGGAAAACTTTGTTAATTAGGCTTTTGATTTTGTActcatttttttccttctaatttTATGCTAGATCATTAATTACATGCCATGTGTTTTCAGAGTGAAGCAGAGAGAATACAGCAAGACAGCCAAACAAAGGTGGTTTCATGAGCTCATGGCCATATGTTTATGAACTATACTttgttattaaattatttatacaGTGCTTTCATCATCAACCTTTGGTTTTTCTTATTGCTGAATGCTGAATTTACAGGATTTAGGAACTTTATGTTACTGCTATTCATGTCTAATCTTGAGGCACATTAACTTGTTATTATGCCAGTATAATTGTTTGATTAGGTTGGGCACGTTATCATCTCTTATGGTGCTGCATGTCCTGTTCTTCTGAATTGGTTGTTACTTGATATTGTCATTGCCTCGGCTTCATCGTTATGTAGCTCATCGCGTTAAATGTTGTCTACTCTTAGTCCTCTTTGACTGATTTTAGCTTTATTGGAAGCTTTTACTTGCTGGCCACTGAGGTGGTTGCCTGAAAGACCTCCTAGATGCTATACGTCTCGGAACGCAGCATCTTTGATCTTATCCTCATGTTGATTTTTCTTGACTTCTTGCTACTATCTAGTCTTTGATTAGTTCTCCTAAGTTGTGCTTTATCTGAATCAGCTACTAATTCATTCCACTGCTAGTGTGGTTGTTGAATGAGTTGGTAGACATTGCAATATGATAGAAGGTTTGGTGCTAAATTGGATTTTCAAAGATCTATTTAATACTATCACCGCCCTTTGTGATAAATGCAGTCAACAGTGCATCATTCTCTTCTCTGAGAAATATTTCCTGACATCCTTGACAATGTCTTCCTCCCCTCTTTGCAATTGTATGAGCGCTCATATGGATGCATAATTCTAAATTAGGAATTATTCATGAGAGTTGCATGTGCAGGACCCTACTAGTACAGTTTACTTCATGAAACAGACAGTGGGAAATGCATGTGGAACGATAGGCCTACTTCATGCTATTGGGAATATCACCTCAGAGATAAAACTTGGTAGGTCATTTTAATATTCATGCCATGAATGGTCCTTGTCATGTAGATATCTACTGTTGGCATCAAATATATTGTCTTATAGTACTACCAAGATAAGTGCATTGGATCCCGTATGAGCACCTTGTGTTTTCTTCACTGTGAAGTTGCATAATATGTAGGTTTCCGCTTTTTGAGGGCTTCAGTTGTCATCTGCAGGGGATGTGTAGTATAGGAACTGGCTTTCTCGGTTACATCATAACTTATTCTCAAGAATGtatcagtgttatcaaaggcgtgcttaagccctgaagtgagactcaaaacatgttgagctcTTTGCCTTGCTTAGTGCGCACTTCAATAttgtcatcaaggctctaaggcatacttttccttgccaataAGCTTTATCCTGAAGAAGCGACACTAaataattgatatttcactttattttaaattttcttcaatttctttgtccatatttttgcttatagatattagtcttggactacacatACATATTTGTAGTTTTTTCTATTTGCGCCTTTCTTCTTAAAAGCTCATGTTTTATTTGCGTTTTGCGCTTAAAGCCTCAACAGATCTTAGagtttttttgcgcttttcgcctttgataacactggaaTGTATTATTTGAAAAAGCCCTTTAGGGTTTTGTTCGTTCAATCAACTGTAGCTGCATACCGTATTAGGTGGAATCAACTATATGAATCATTTCCGTGTCATTACCATGAACCTTTTTATGACCGGAAAATCCCAGAGGGCCGGTTGGCGCACGGTTTGCAACTTGGTGGAGTATAGGTccgcccctctacccttctccacttaaataccatcTTTTGTCTGTTCGGGTGCGTGATTCCAATTAATAATTTATCTTTTAACTTTTAAGGTGGATTATAAGTTCTGTAGAACTAGAGGTTCTCTAAATCTCACACTTATCCCTATACAGACGTATAAGTCTCCCACCAAATAAAAAGGCCACCCCAGTAAAATCAACCTTCTTCATGTTTGGTACCATAACCATATTCCCAATTCACTTGTTAGGAACCGTCATATCTACCCTCATGTCCGTTTGGACCTCTCCATTAGAGATTGGTGGTCATTTAAGAGCCCTCAGACCAAGATATCCTTATGTTCCTAGAATTTAGTTTTAGTTTCCTTATTTAATCTTATTTGCTGAGAGTAAGAACTAAAATGGGGTTGATTATCTCATTTTCCCATGCTGGTTTTAATGAGAAAATCTATCATCAATTTTCTTTACTGGTACAACTTATCCTTAAGTCTAGTTCTACATGATTCCTACCTTGTTTATTTTAATCTATCTCACTATACCGGTACTATTTTTTGGCGCTCTATAGATGAGGACTCATTCTTGGACAAGTTCTTTAAATCAACTGCTCACATGGACCCGATGGAGGTACTCATTTTGGTTTAGTTTCTGTGTGGTTGCTGACATGTCATATCATTGTATTCACTAAGCTCTAATACATGCAAGTCTAAAATGCAGCGTGCTTCATTCCTTGAAAATGATAGAGAAATGGAAGTTGCTCATTCAGTAGCAGCTACTGCTGGTGACACTGAGGTCAGAATTCATGTAGTTTTGCTGTTCTTATTTATCTAAATGAACAATCTCAACACTGAGCAGTAAATAGTGATGTAGTGAAGATGTGACCAACTCCCCGCCAACTATAGATATTCAAAAGCCAGTTTTCTTTTCATGTAAAATAAAGTTGGGTGAACAACTAACCCCCCTCCCGCCAAAAAAAAGGTTGGTGGTGAACAAATTACTTAAAAATGAATTTGTCGGTGCAAATTGAACCAGCATAAGATGCGAAGAACAATTGACTTGTTTCTAGTTAATTTAAGGGCCTACACGTTGATTCTGCTGAGACACTCAAAACTTGGTTGTATTTATTGGCACAATTGAGAAATCACTTCATAAATATGAAGTTCATAACCTTTTGATATGGTAAACAGACAACTGAGGATATTCTACAATTTTAGAAGGTGGTTGAAGACCTATATAGAAATGTGTTATTCTTGCAAGAAAACCAGGTTCTTCAAGTGTAGTTACAAGTTATTAGCAACAAAGAGGTGGTTCTCATATTAAATGTCATTCTTGAGAAGATTTTTACAGTGGGCACCATTCCCTAATTACAGACAAAAGATTGGAGTTCAAAAATCCTAGGGACACAGATATACGTTATCCCACCTTGGACACGTGTGACGTGACAGAAgttattttttctatttcttGTGCACACATGTCATGTAATATTGGAACTTGTGAACTTCCTTGGAAACCAAATGGgcatttgatgtgatattgaaATAGATTTGTATAATTAGAATTAGTATTATGTTTGTTTTGTTGATCTTTTGTTACTTGGCTTCTCTTAACACTCTATGGGTTATGGAATATGTAAATTTTCCCTGCTCTGATGGCTCTGTTAAAAAACCTTTCCAGTATTCTGGTCAATTCTTGTCATGCCCCTTTAGTTTCAACTTACTGTTCCGTGTCCTTGTCCTTGTCCATGTTAGACACGACTTATGTGTTTGTATGCCAGCTAAGGGGTCTAAGTTTATTTGGAAACCGACCTCATAGAAGTTGACCTCTTTGTTCTTGTGAGGCACCGCCCTTTGGTGGTCTAGTTTTTGAACTATAAATGTAATTGCACAATAGTCTTCATAGGTTGATGAGTTTTCCCTATTACGCATGGGAGGCCCTCCTAGTGGTGTTCTTGTTAGTTGTTATTCGATCGACGACGCCTCAATTGCAATTTATTCGTTAATATCCTGTAAAGTTTCTATTAGATTCCGATATTTGGATTTGATATTTCATGTGTACTCTCCTATATACCCTTCTATGTTAACAAAATTAAACATCcattttggatttttccttatCTTTTATGgtgtttttctttaaattaagtgAAACTGTTCTAGCTACTCTATACATGGGCAAGGAGGCTTTTGTCATAAGCTTTTCGATAGGAAGGTAAAATATGCCTAACGCGAATAGTGGTCGTCTTATTTTAAGAATATCTTAGTTTTTCTTAAGAAAATGTAAAGGAAGAGATCTTTATGACATGACACGATTGACTGGTCTCTTTTGAGTGCAAGGCTAATCTCCTAATATGTTAATCACACCTTTTGTTTGCCTTAATGTACTTGTGTCAAAGACATGGGTAGAAGCACTTTATTTGTAATCTTCAAAATGGACAGTAACCTGATTGAAAAAGGTTGTATCCTTCTACTTTCTTTTAAATTGGTGCTCTTTTGGGCAAAATTAAGCAGCAGAAAAACTACATTCATTGCAATGTAactgtaatatggccattaatttggcttcttctcaagtgggggccaaattttcatgacatttgccatgacataatatccactattaggccaaggatttcttgctataaatagaggagctttTTCTCATTTGTAAAcgcaccaattcaagagcttttcactcttgcctttctttctcctcctttatttcattatagagtattttgtaagagagtaagtgttgggaagcacttgcgtgaaccctttctttggagtgattttgtgaggttattctcttggggtatttgggactaattagagtatttactctaattttgtactcttttgtactcttgttggtatagtaaaattgctcctctccgcttgtggacgtaggttaccttgatcgaaccacgttaaatttgtgtcttctttatcttctttaattgccgttattatcaatttgcattgtctttgttattgtcattataacgttaTTTGGATAAATTCTGCACTACTCGGtaacccgatcctaacaaattggtattagagccagatctaaccgggttagtttaaacatccaaaatgactctaacaaagtcttatgttgagaaatttgaccgaagtgcaaatttcggaatgtggcaattaaagatggaagctatcctaattcaggataacttagatttggcactgcaaggaaatgagaagatgccggataaaatgacggacaaGGAGTTTGCCGttatagacaaaaaggcaaaaacaagtattattttaaatctttcaaatgaggttttacgtgaagttgcagcagaaagctcagccaaaggtatatgggaaaagcttaaaaccttatatatgaaaagaacagtagaaaacaggctttacctaaagcaaaaactctacacttttcgtatggttgaaggtacctctatacttacacatcttgatacttttgattctcttcttatggatttaagtaacatagatgctgaaatcaaagatgaggatcaagctgtgttattgcttgcttccttaccccagtcgtttaaacatataagagatactatgttttatggaaaagataatatctcttataaagatatcaaatctattttgaaatcaaaagaataaatagatagagatattattggggaaactagtgggaaccaaggggaagacttattcataagaggtagatccaataagaaagattcaagtagtgagaaacctaaatcacggtcaaaatccagataccgaaatgtcatgtgcaaatattgtcataagaaaggtcacattatttctgaatgctttaaattgaaaaacaaagaaaagcatacagaaaagaaaaatgagcacataaatactgacactgccgaagcaagtgtagttgctgatgagactgagggaactatttttttagcaactaataatagtttcaaatctaacaatgagtgatttagattcgggttgttcttattaTATGTGTCCCAATcaggatttatttaccacatatgaatctattggaggtgcaGTTGTCTTGATGGacaacaatgctgcctgcaaagttattggaaaaggtacagtccgaatcaaaatgcacgatggtgtggtgagaactctcaccgatgttagacatgttcctgacttgaagaaaaatctcatctctttgggcactctagaatctcttgggtgcaactacacaggtgaaggtggagttctgaaaatttctcatggtgctcttgtgatcatgaaagcacgcaaaTCTGGTatgttgtatactcttttgggatctactgttacaggtgctgctgcagtttcaatatcagataaatcagattctgacatcaccaaattgtggcatatgcgattggggcatatgagtgaaaaagttctttccatcctcagcaaaagaggtctcttatgtggccaaagtaccggaaatatggagttatgtgaacattgtgtgttcgggaagcagaaaagagtcaacttcaaatctccagcgattcatagaacaaaaggtactttggattacattaaTTCAGGtctttgcaagaatgaaggaattgctcgacatcgtactgtgagaatgacacctcagcaaaatggtgtggcagaaaggatgaatagaactcttttggaaagggctcattgcatgatttcaaatgctgggttgacaaacgccttttgggcagaagctatctttacagcttgttatattgtcaaccgagctccttctgcacctttgaactttaagactccagaggaaatgtggtctgggactcctgctaattattctgatttaaagatatttggttgccctgcatacatgcatgtaaatgatggaaaattagagtcaagggctaaaaagtgcattttccttgggtatgcatctgggttGAAAGGATaccgacaaaatttataattagcagagatgtaacctttgatgaatcctctatgttacattctagaaaagagtcttctagttcttgtaatacagataaaggaaagagtacacagaaccaggtggagattgagattggcattccttctgagccaagcttatcaactttggagcaaaatacagttgaaaatcctgaagttgagacagaagctgaaattcctgaagttgaaccagaagaagaggagtattctatagccaaacatagaccaagaagagaaggtaaacaaccattaaggtttggagattatgttgcatttgctttttcagttgcacaggaaactgaagaaattggagaatcatcaaaatattcagaagcagtttctggtgctgactcagccaagtggctgattgcaatgaatgaagaaattgagtctctccacaagaatggtacttggtcttgTGAAGCCGctatcaggaaaaagaattgttggttgcaaatgggttttcaagaaaaaggatggcattccaggggttgaagatgcgaggtataaggcacgattagttgcaaagggctatagtcaggtacaaggagttgattttaatgatattttctcacatgttaaacatagctctattcgtgtcttgcttgccttcgttgccatgtatgatttagaattagaacaacttgatgttaagacagctttcttacatggcgaacttgaggaacaaatatacatgcatcaacccgaatgATTTGAAGTTGAAGGAAAAGATCATGTTTGTTTG
The DNA window shown above is from Nicotiana tomentosiformis chromosome 8, ASM39032v3, whole genome shotgun sequence and carries:
- the LOC104107025 gene encoding ubiquitin carboxyl-terminal hydrolase 3-like isoform X1, with product MEFMAESGSAKKWLPLEANPDVMNQFLWGLGVPPDEAECYDVYGLDEELLEMVPKPVLAVLFLYPLTSQSEAERIQQDSQTKVQDPTSTVYFMKQTVGNACGTIGLLHAIGNITSEIKLDEDSFLDKFFKSTAHMDPMERASFLENDREMEVAHSVAATAGDTEAPENVNTHFICFACVDGQLYELDGRRSGPISHGASSPSNLLQDAAKVIQKMIQKNPDSINFNVIAISKRVKSDAV
- the LOC104107025 gene encoding ubiquitin carboxyl-terminal hydrolase 3-like isoform X2, whose amino-acid sequence is MEFMAESGSAKKWLPLEANPDVMNQFLWGLGVPPDEAECYDVYGLDEELLEMVPKPVLAVLFLYPLTSQSEAERIQQDSQTKDPTSTVYFMKQTVGNACGTIGLLHAIGNITSEIKLDEDSFLDKFFKSTAHMDPMERASFLENDREMEVAHSVAATAGDTEAPENVNTHFICFACVDGQLYELDGRRSGPISHGASSPSNLLQDAAKVIQKMIQKNPDSINFNVIAISKRVKSDAV